Genomic DNA from Carnobacteriaceae bacterium zg-C25:
AATTGGTATTACAGAAGCTCAATTATTTAAAGGTTTAGGCGCAACTGTTTACGGTTACGACGTTTTCCAAAGTGATTTTGCTAAATCTGTAGTAACATTCTTATCACTTGATGAATTATTGGCAACATGTGATATCGTTTCATTGCACGTTCCATACTTCCCAGGTCAAAACGACAAAATGGTTAACGCTGAATTTTTATCAAAAATGAAAGATGGCGCAATCTTCATCAACACAGCGCGTGGTGAATTACAAGATAACGAAGCAATCTTAGAAGCGTTAAAATCAGGAAAATTAGAAGGTTACGGAACAGACGTATTTGCTGACGAAACACGCTTCTTCTTCAAATCATTTGAAAATGGAAATGATATTCCAGACCAAACTGTACGTGAATTAGTTGACTTATACCCACGTGTATTAGTAACACCTCACGTTGGTTCAAATACAGACGAAGCCTTATCAAACATGATTGAATTCAGTTTTGATAACTTACACAACGTATTAACAACTGGTACTTGTGACAACCTTGTTGCATTACCACAATAATAAAGCGATAACCACTCGACTATCGAGTGGTTTCTTTTTGTACGATAAATTGACAAATCGGCTGAAAGGTTATTTTCAAACCATTTCAGCCGATTTTATAGTAGTATTGGTAAAATTTCACATAACATCATCAAGGTACTTATATCAAACACCATTTAACCTATCATCGTTAATCAACTAAAGCATCGATATAATAAATATTGCCAATTCGTCTAGCATCATCTTCTTGATACAATTGTAAATCTTTACCTTTAAAACAACATACGCCATATGTCGTGGTAGGCACTCTATCATCACAATGCTCTAAAATTTGTTTAGCCAATGCTAAATTATTCTCAAGAACACAAGGAAATGATACATTACTACCATGTTGTCGCAACACCATGTCTATTGGCAACTGTAATGCCACTAACTTTTTTAATGATTGGTAATGCGTTTTTATTGTAGCGCTCTCTTCAAAAATAATTAATGTATTTTCACCAATGGCATCGCCCGTTATTAATATTTTTTCTTGTGGGATATAAATGACAATTGAGCCTTTTGTATGTCCCGGCACATGATAACACACCAAATCTAAATCGCCTAATGGCATCGTTTGACCATCTTCTATCGGTAAAAAATTTACAGCGCCGTACGGGATAAAATCTTCTTTCGGTACTTGATTAGCTCCATCAAAAATATCCGTTTTAAAAAAGATGGTTTCACGATGAGCGTCTCCACAATGTGTGTCGTACAACGCCCAATCATCTTGATGTAAATACATCGGCACACTAAATTCGCTCAATCCACTAGCGTGATCAATATGCGCATGTGTGAGTACAATCTCATACGGTGTCGTCACTAACTTTTCCACGACATTTTTTAAATGACCGATACCTAAAGTCGTATCGATTACAATCGCTTTTTGACGCCCTTGCACGACGTAAGAACACACACCAAATCGACTTTGAATGCGAAAAATTCGCGGTGTCACTTGTTCAACTGTAAAATAATTCATTCTGACTCCATTTCTGTATTGTGTTGTAAAGTTTGTCGTATATGTTTGGCAACTCCATCCCGTTCACAGCTTCCAACAACTTGTTTAGCAGCGATTTTAGCCAATTCTACTGCATTGTCAGGCGCAAACGAATGTTTAAAATGTTGCAACATTGGCACATCATTTAAATCGTTACCGTACACAGCAACGTCATTTTCATCAACATTTAAATGTTTTGCCAACCAACTCGACGCCACTTGTTTATTCACTCCCGTTGCCACAATTTCAAAGTTATGTACATTGGGTCCATAATCCATCACAAACTCACTATGCTCTTTTAAAAACGCTTTAACTGCTTGCGCTTTCGTTTCTTTACCAATTCGGCAAGAAATCATTAAAACATCATCTAATCGTGTTGTATCCGTTTCAAAAAAATAATCTTTTGTCCAAAGTGCTAATCCGTATTTAACAATCGCTTTAATCGACAGTTTATTTTTTAACATTGCTCGAATATGGGAAAAACGTGACACGCTTACAAAAACACCTTTATGTGTAATTAATTCAAAACTCACATCAGGAAACGTATTCACTAACGTTTGAACAAATACCGAATCGATTGCTTTTTTGTAAA
This window encodes:
- a CDS encoding HAD family phosphatase produces the protein MIKLFISDLDGTYLNHLHISTKYAKETVFEVINDGKEFVIATGRHLHKNHQVGINFFNAPIYKIAMNGAIIWDKQHQVIYKKAIDSVFVQTLVNTFPDVSFELITHKGVFVSVSRFSHIRAMLKNKLSIKAIVKYGLALWTKDYFFETDTTRLDDVLMISCRIGKETKAQAVKAFLKEHSEFVMDYGPNVHNFEIVATGVNKQVASSWLAKHLNVDENDVAVYGNDLNDVPMLQHFKHSFAPDNAVELAKIAAKQVVGSCERDGVAKHIRQTLQHNTEMESE
- a CDS encoding MBL fold metallo-hydrolase, with the protein product MNYFTVEQVTPRIFRIQSRFGVCSYVVQGRQKAIVIDTTLGIGHLKNVVEKLVTTPYEIVLTHAHIDHASGLSEFSVPMYLHQDDWALYDTHCGDAHRETIFFKTDIFDGANQVPKEDFIPYGAVNFLPIEDGQTMPLGDLDLVCYHVPGHTKGSIVIYIPQEKILITGDAIGENTLIIFEESATIKTHYQSLKKLVALQLPIDMVLRQHGSNVSFPCVLENNLALAKQILEHCDDRVPTTTYGVCCFKGKDLQLYQEDDARRIGNIYYIDALVD
- a CDS encoding lactate dehydrogenase, which gives rise to MVKVVCYGVRPNEVPFFEKLNKYNFELKLVEALLNDENVVEAEGMDAVIVRGNCKATRQNLEKFAQYGIKNVHTRAVGFNNIDLQAAADLGITVARVPGYSPNAIAELSLTLAMSLLRHVQYSADRTSKYDFRVTPTMFSKEIRNCKVGIIGTGKIGITEAQLFKGLGATVYGYDVFQSDFAKSVVTFLSLDELLATCDIVSLHVPYFPGQNDKMVNAEFLSKMKDGAIFINTARGELQDNEAILEALKSGKLEGYGTDVFADETRFFFKSFENGNDIPDQTVRELVDLYPRVLVTPHVGSNTDEALSNMIEFSFDNLHNVLTTGTCDNLVALPQ